DNA sequence from the Pedobacter sp. W3I1 genome:
TATTCTTCAATGCTCACATCATCACGGCCTTCAAATTCCATATCCAATTGCTGACCTTCGCAAACCCCTTGAGCGGTTGCATTAAAGGCATTCAACACCGGACCAAGAAAGGCTGGATTAACTTTCGCAAGGTTTTTATTAGCTTCCACCATCATCACATCACCACTTAAAATGGCAATATTGGTGCTCCATTTTTCGTGTACGGTGGCTTTTCCTCTGCGGAGTGGTGCATTATCCATTATGTCATCATGAACGAGCGTGAAATTATGAAAAATCTCAATAGCCATAGCAGCATAGATCGATTCATTGGCATCTTCACCAAATAATTCGGTAGCCATTAAAACCAATAGGGGTCTTACCCGTTTTCCACCCAGATTAATGATATAAGTAATCGGATCGTAAAGCTGTTTAGGGTGATCCGGAAACTTTAAATTTTGTATTGCAGTATCTAAAATTTGTTGTAATTGCTCTGTAGTATGCATTGTAATGGTTGCGTAAACGCTGTGTTTAAGGCACAATTTTAAATTTTTAATCCGGAATTAAGGTGAAATCGATTTGACGTTTAGAAAGATCTACTTTTTTCACCCTGATCATTACTTCATCCCCAAGCTGATATTTTTTCTTTTTACGTTGGCCCACAATGCAGTAGTTTTTCTCATCAAGTACATAAAAATCGTCTGATATGTCTCTTAAACGAATCATGCCTTCACATTTGTTCTCTTCAATCTCTACATACATGCCCCATTCGGTAACACCCGAAATAATACCTTTGTACTCCGTACCGATATTGTTTTCCAAGTATTCGGCTTGTTTGTATTTAATAGAGGCACGTTCAGCATCGGCGGCTCTCTTCTCCATAGCCGAAGAATGTACGCAGGCTACTTCGTAAAACTCCATGTCGGCCGATTTACCACCGTCTAAATAAGTCTGTAAAAGCCTGTGCGCCATTACATCCGGATAACGGCGGATAGGGGAAGTAAAGTGTGTGTAATATTCGAAAGCCAGCCCATAATGACTGGTTTTTTTTGTAGAATATATTGCTTTTGCCATTGATCTGATGGCGAGTGATGTTAATATATTTTGCTCTTTTTTGCCCTCAACATCGGCCATTAAATTGTTCAGCGATTTGGCAATTTCCTTATCCGATTTGGTATTGATTTTATAACCGAAACGGGAAGCGAAAGTTGCAAAAGTATTTAAGGTTTCCATGTTTGGCGAATCGTGCACACGATAAACAAAGGTCAATTTATCTTTTCCCTTAGTTTTCTTCGCAATAAACTCGGCAACTTTACGGTTGGCCAAAAGCATGTAATCTTCAATCAGTTTATGGGCATCTTTACGCTCTTTTACGTAAACACCGATGGGTTTGCCCGCTTCATCCAGTTTGAATTTAACTTCGGTACTTTCGAAACTGATGGCCCCATTTTTGAATTTACGGTCGCGAAGGATGTAGGCCAATTCGTTCAGTTTCAGGATTTCGTTTGCATAATCACCTTCTTTATTCTCGATTACTTCCTGCGCCTCTTCGTAGCTGAATCTTCTATCCGAGTGGATCACTGTTCTGCCATACCATTCAGACTGGATATTGGCTTGTTCATCTAATTCAAAAACTGCTGCAAAACACAATTTATCTTCGTGCGGACGTAATGAACAAACGCCATTACTTAAACGTTCTGGTAGCATGGGAATTACGCGGTCTACCAGATAGACTGAAGTTGCACGGCTATAGGCTTCTTTATCTAATTCCGTTCCCTGAATTACATAATGCGAAACATCGGCAATGTGCACGCCAATTTCGTGGTTTCCATTAGGGAGTTTTTGATAAGAAATGGCATCATCGAAATCTTTCGCATCTGCCGGATCAATGGTAAAGGTTAATACGTTTCTAAAATCTTTTCTTCTGGCAATTTCTGCTGCAGGAATTTCTTCAGGGATGGCATTGGCTTCGCGCTCTACTTGTGGTGGAAACTCCAAAGGAAAACCATACTGCGCTAAAATGGCATTCATTTCGGTGTTGTTTTCACCTTGATTGCCGAGTACATGTTTAACAATACCGATCGGATTTTTGGCGCTTTCTGGCCAATCTGATAAGGTTACCAATACACGCTGCCCGTTTTTGGCCTCATGGATATCGGCCAGAGGTACAAAA
Encoded proteins:
- the rnr gene encoding ribonuclease R; this translates as MAKKKSANIKLVLNQLVSDVFEKNNNQLLNYKQVSAKLNLNDQESRETILEVLKEGKSAGIFLEPEKGKFKLKELQNFIIGTVDMTADGSAYIVPEDEFEKDIFVAPRKLKNALHGDTVKAYVFAKKSGRKNDGEVVEIIKRAKSDFTGVIKISDRFAFVIADDKKMMHDIFVPLADIHEAKNGQRVLVTLSDWPESAKNPIGIVKHVLGNQGENNTEMNAILAQYGFPLEFPPQVEREANAIPEEIPAAEIARRKDFRNVLTFTIDPADAKDFDDAISYQKLPNGNHEIGVHIADVSHYVIQGTELDKEAYSRATSVYLVDRVIPMLPERLSNGVCSLRPHEDKLCFAAVFELDEQANIQSEWYGRTVIHSDRRFSYEEAQEVIENKEGDYANEILKLNELAYILRDRKFKNGAISFESTEVKFKLDEAGKPIGVYVKERKDAHKLIEDYMLLANRKVAEFIAKKTKGKDKLTFVYRVHDSPNMETLNTFATFASRFGYKINTKSDKEIAKSLNNLMADVEGKKEQNILTSLAIRSMAKAIYSTKKTSHYGLAFEYYTHFTSPIRRYPDVMAHRLLQTYLDGGKSADMEFYEVACVHSSAMEKRAADAERASIKYKQAEYLENNIGTEYKGIISGVTEWGMYVEIEENKCEGMIRLRDISDDFYVLDEKNYCIVGQRKKKKYQLGDEVMIRVKKVDLSKRQIDFTLIPD